Proteins from a single region of Juglans microcarpa x Juglans regia isolate MS1-56 chromosome 5S, Jm3101_v1.0, whole genome shotgun sequence:
- the LOC121268483 gene encoding 60S ribosomal protein L24, whose amino-acid sequence MVLKTELCRFSGAKIYPGKGIRFVRSDSQVFLFANSKCKRYFHNRLKPSKLTWTAMFRKQHKKDIAQEAVKKRRRATKKPYSRSIVGATLEVIQKKRGEKPEVRDAAREAALREIKERIKKTKDEKKAKKAEVTAKSQKTQGKGNIPKGAAPKGSKLGGGGGKR is encoded by the exons ATGGTTCTCaa GACGGAACTCTGTCGTTTCAGCGGAGCCAAGATATACCCTGGGAAAGGTATCAGATTCGTTCGCTCCGATTCTCag GTATTCTTGTTTGCTAATTCGAAATGCAAGAGGTACTTCCACAACCGATTGAAGCCGTCGAAGCTTACCTGGACGGCCATGTTCAGGAAGCAACACAAGAAG GATATTGCCCAAGAGGCTGTGAAGAAGAGGCGACGTGCTACCAAGAAGCCATACTCTAGGTCTATAGTTGGTGCCACCTTAGAGGTTATCCAGAAAAAGAGAGGTGAGAAACCAGAAGTGCGTGATGCTGCTAGGGAGGCTGCTCTACG TGAGATTAAGGAAAGGATCAAGAAAACAAAGGATGAAAAGAAGGCTAAGAAGGCTGAAGTAACGGCCAAGTCACAGAAGACACAGGGTAAGGGTAACATTCCCAAGGGAGCTGCTCCAAAGGGTTCTAAGCTTGGAGGCGGAGGTGGAAAGCGCTGA
- the LOC121267323 gene encoding putative homeobox-leucine zipper protein ATHB-51, which translates to MDWNGSSRPFVSQPESSLSFLYNYNYDHFPVMEVKHPAMVDLEHGMVPAMDKNNYGSFQDKKKRLTSDQLDSLERSFQEEIKLDPDRKMKLSKELGLQPRQIAVWFQNRRARWKAKQLEQLYDALKQDYDVISRDKQKLQEEVMKLKAMLSEQAAGRKQVSTGYTEISGEETVESTSVAINGSNIKPKPRGASQHQISDCNYLFNVEEYNPVSPPYWATLPSYPS; encoded by the exons ATGGACTGGAATGGGAGCTCAAGACCCTTCGTTTCCCAACCAGAGTCTTCTTTAAGCTTCCTCTACAACTATAACTACGACCACTTTCCAG TGATGGAAGTGAAGCATCCGGCAATGGTGGACTTAGAGCATGGGATGGTGCCAGCAATGGACAAGAACAACTATGGCAGCTTCCAGGACAAGAAGAAGCGGTTGACGAGCGATCAGCTAGATTCACTGGAAAGGAGCTTTCAGGAAGAGATAAAACTTGACCCTGATAGGAAAATGAAGCTGTCCAAGGAGCTAGGGCTTCAGCCTCGCCAAATCGCTGTTTGGTTCCAAAATAGGCGCGCTAGGTGGAAGGCTAAGCAGCTTGAGCAACTATACGATGCGCTTAAGCAGGACTATGATGTTATCTCTAGGGATAAGCAGAAGCTTCAAGAGGAG GTTATGAAATTGAAAGCTATGCTGAGCGAGCAAGCGGCAGGAAGGAAGCAAGTCTCCACAGGTTACACAGAAATCTCAGGGGAGGAGACGGTGGAGAGCACGTCGGTTGCCATTAATGGTTCTAACATTAAGCCAAAGCCACGAGGAGCGAGTCAGCATCAGATTTCAGACTGCAACTATCTCTTTAATGTTGAGGAGTATAATCCAGTTTCCCCGCCTTACTGGGCTACCCTTCCTTCTTATCCCTCATAA